The sequence below is a genomic window from Zhongshania aliphaticivorans.
AACCACGTGCATCAAAGTCTGCCGAAACAGCTGGCAAACTCTCGAATGGTAATGGCACAGAAACGGCACTCCCTTCGCTACTGTAAAAAGAAGTTTTCAAAGCAATGAAATTAACGTAGTAATACTCTACGCCTTGCTCAATAAGTACTCCTACAAACTCTGGAAACGATACGTGGCCTGCATGACTAGCATGTGCGGCACTCGTAATAATATCTGCGTTCATTTAATTCTCCGTATTAAATGATGGATATCTTCCATTGGGCAAAACGCATAACGCTCGCATTTGAGGCGGCCCTATGCGAAGCAGGCATTAGGCTATCCAGCCACGAAGTGGCGGTGGTTGATGGCTTTGTTATGTTTCATTGCTACTTATTAACTTTATTGATTTAAACCCCAAAAACACACCTATAACGCCTATAGCAAGTATTGATAACTCCTTTGTATTTTTATAAATATCACCACCGCCAGTGCTTATTAGCAAGAACAGTGCATAAACTATTAAACCAAAAGACGCTGCCACTATTACTGCGGATAAGTAATCTGTTCTATGTTCATGACCACAATTAGGGCATCTTGTGGTATTGCTTACTATTCCAAATGAAACAAGGTTTTCACGATCTGTATAGTCATATTTTTCTCCACAACCTTTACAATTATCCATAATTCACTCGGAAAATATAACGCCCGGCTCACCGAGCTAATTTTTGATGGCGGCTTTTTTTGCTGCGAAGCGCAAAAAAGGTGACAGCGGAAATTTGTCCGGTGCAGCCGTTTGTTAGGCATTGGGTTCATCATTGGGAAAATCAACGCCAGAAATAAAGAGCTTGGCCGACTCTTTATCCACAGATATAAAATCCGCCTTATTGCTTAGTCCACCTAGATCCCCGTTCCGACCACCTTTGATCTGACCATGAGGAGTGTTAAAGGTAATGGCTTCTCCTATAGAGTAACCATACCTGTCAAGTTTAGAGCTATATAACCCGTCGGCTCCCCTTGGATACTGCTTGAACCTAACCGTGTTGTAGTTTGGTTGAAGCAAGCTTACAAATGCTTTTTCAGCATCAGCGACAATCTTCTTGTGATCGTAGCCAAAATCTAAATCTATTTCGCTATCTGCGCCAAATGAAGTGACAAACAAGGGTTCAGGTCGAAATAGGAAAAGAAATATTTCGTCTGTAACCCTAGCACCAGGATATCGCTGAGGTTCATTGGACAGTATCTCCTGACGAGCGTGATGGCCTTTTGCAATTAGGCGATCATAGCTATCGCCTTTTTTAGCTATGCCGACATAGAGCAAGTCATATACCATCACATCGGCATAGTTGTCCAAACCTGATATACCCTGCTCTTGCCTAGAGCGATACCAAAGGATGTTTTCTGGTGTGAATCTAGCTATTAGGATGTTTTCTCCGCTTCTCTCATAGAAAAACTCGATCGCTTCTTCTCCACACCCGACACCAAAATTATCGCCTTCGAAATCAATTACAGGCTTCAATTGCTGTATGTTAATGACTCCGCTGGTTTTGCATTCATCGCCTACAACAATGTCAAAGAGAATTTGATCATTACCTTCACTCGCGCGAACATTAACAAATTTTGATTTAGCCTTTCCTCCGATCATGTAGAAGTCGCTTTGCCGCATATACTCGGCAAAAGGCTCATCTTTAAACCAAACAGCCTCTTGATTCGAGATAGGAGGAATAATCAGCTCTAGAAATGTTAATTTTGCTCTATTTGTTCCGCTCACATTTTTCCCTGTAAAACGCTGATGATTTTGTGGATTGCCTAACGCCAGTAGCTGCGGCAAATTGCGAGCGCAGCGAGTAATTTGTCCGACAGCCTACTATTGTTATGCATTTCTCAGTGCTGACCGAATAATCAACATTTCTTTGATAAAGATTCCATTTATGGTTGTATCGGTAAAACTTGCTTGCATGAAGCCATCGGGCGGCGTACCGATAAGGAAGCCAATGGCGCCGGGGAGAGCATCATCAGTACGAACAAGCTTAACGAGCGATATAGGAAGAGACTGAAGGGAGCACTTTGAAATCGCCTCCGATACTTTTTGGTAGGCTAAGGCTTCCTGCTTTGGCAAATATTTATCAAAACCTTTTCCTGCCAAAACTAGTCGCCAATCTCCAGCGTCTTCGTAGTAATACCATACAACCAAGCCGGGATTATCTCCTGATGAGTCGAGGTCTTTAACTAACTCAATAGCGTCTTCGATAAGACCCTCTACCAATGGTTTTTCACCCATGGAAATACTCCGTGGTCTGGTTCCGCGATTGCCCCGATGAGTGATGCTGCTGCCATCGGATCCCAAATTTCGTAACGGCTTGATTCATTCCACTTTGTGACAACACCCCAATTGGCACCAAATATAGAATCATCATTTATAGCACTTTTTAGTTCCGGCAGGAGGCCAGAAGAGGCCATAAGCTGCTCTAGGCTGTGTGAATATAGGGCATTCACTAAACTTTTGTCCGGAATGGTGTTGTTTTGGAAGAGCTTTGCAGCACACGCCTTTATAGCCAGTTCAATAGAGTAACCTGCCAAATAGTAGGCTGATGATGCCTTCCCGCTTCGGAGCAGCAGTATCGAGTCTTCCAGCCTGATCTCAGCAAGCTTTTTAAGGTCATTATTTGTGAGCATAGTTCACGCTTCTACCAATGCATAACGCCGCAAGAAGAGGCGCGCTTTAGCGCGTCCTTCTTGCTTGCTTTGTTAAGAGCTTCCGCTCTTGAGTATTGAGAAAATAATTGCCGCAATAACTGAGCTACTGACCGCTATAAACCAAGATAGCATGCTCGGCCAAGCTCGCTTAAAGAAGCTGGGCTTGACCTGCTCAAGGTATATTGCTGTATTAGGTATAAATTTGTTGTGAATAAACAGTAGAAAGTTAAGTAACAAGAATACTGAAATTACGAATACGGCTCTACTTTTCCACCCTTCAATGTCGGGTATTGCGATTAACATAGCAATGAATATTGCCCCATTTAAATTGAGACCATACTTTCTATATGTTGTGACTAAGGAATTTTGCTTTGGTTTTAAGGTTTGTAAAATTGACTCCGCTTTCCCAAGAACCCATGACTCATTAATACCGGAAACACGGATTTCACTATTTCCGTTGGCTACAAGCTCAACGACAATAACGCGATTGATGCCATGAGCTTCCGGCTCTTGAATCACAAGCTTAATGTAATTCAATTGAACAATGCCATCTAACTGTCCAAGAAAATCGTCAGCATACTTAGTAAGCTCACTTCCCCGTTGCGAGTAAGTTACTATAACCCTACCGTTACTAAAGTCCTTCTTAAGGAAGTCTACTAATTGAACCACATCGTCCTTAAAAAGACGTATTGAGCCCAACTGAACTGTTTTGTTGTGTATTTGCTCGGGATTAGTGTCTTTTGCACTGGGGTCAGATGAATTTATATCATGAGGGTGAATTTCAAATGTGCCCGCCGTACCAATTGTAGACTCCCATTCACCTCGAATATTACCTTGTTGCGTTAGACGACCTCTTACGACTACTTCTCCCAGCTCAACCCCCTCAACAGTCTGAGATGGCGTACAATTAAGTACAATTTCCTCATCTATTGTTCCGGTGTATTCGTAGATTGAAACACCAAAAATTGAATCCATTATCCTTAATCGACCAGATATATTTTGATCATCCTGAGATAGATCAAGAAAAACATTACCTGTGTTAGTGCCGTATAAACGGCCTGCCCATCTGTTGGCTAGACTTGCCATTACTTGATATTCTCCTTGCTCTTAACGCCTGCGTCACGGGTGGCGAAAAGCGCAGCTTTTTGACATCCCGTGCACGCACTTGTTAGAAGTTTTTTCGCTCATTATTTACCTACTGGAATATGGTAAGTTGTAAAATACCGACCTAATTGTTCTGTTTTATGAACTTTAGTGGCCATTTTATTTAATGCCTTGTACTCAGGCCTACTTTCAAGTAAATGAAATAGTATTTCTTTATGCCCTAACTCA
It includes:
- a CDS encoding DUF1398 family protein, which gives rise to MNADIITSAAHASHAGHVSFPEFVGVLIEQGVEYYYVNFIALKTSFYSSEGSAVSVPLPFESLPAVSADFDARGLKAAIVDSQNNSQSYRQFSERAMQSGVLGYFAFLRGKRVIYIGRQGDQHIEWFPGANP
- a CDS encoding HEPN domain-containing protein gives rise to the protein MLTNNDLKKLAEIRLEDSILLLRSGKASSAYYLAGYSIELAIKACAAKLFQNNTIPDKSLVNALYSHSLEQLMASSGLLPELKSAINDDSIFGANWGVVTKWNESSRYEIWDPMAAASLIGAIAEPDHGVFPWVKNHW